The Kocuria turfanensis genome contains the following window.
TCGGCGATGGTCTGGCCCAGGGTGTCCTGGGTGATGTCAACGGTAGCCATGGGACCCAGCGTAGGGGCCGGGCCACCCGGGCGGCACCGGATTTCACTCGTGGCTCAAGACGGGCCGGCGCTGCTCCTACACTGAGGGGCACGACCGGGACGGGCGGAGGCGCAGCATGGCATTCGAGATCGGCATCTTCTCCCTCGGCGAGGTCGCCCAGGACCCCGTCACCGGCGCCCGGCCCGACACCCGGCAGCGGCTCGGGGACATGATCGAGCAGGCCGAGGCCGCCGAGCGCGCCGGCCTGATGGTCATGGGCGTCGGGGAGAACCACGGCACGGACGTGGTGGCAGCCTCACCGGTGGTGCTGCTGTCCGCGATCGCCGGCCGCACCAGCCTCCTGCGCCTCACCACCGCGGTGTCCGTGCTCACCGCCGGGAACCCCGTGCAGCTCTACGAGCAGATCGCGATGCTGGACAACATCTCGGGCGGGCGCGCCGAGATGGTCGTGGGCCGCGGCGCGTCCGCCCGCGTGCTGCGCGCCCTGGGGCTGGAGGGCGCGGACCACGACGCGCTGTTCGAGCAGAAGCTGCTCCAGCTGCTGGAGCTGCTGGAGACGAATCCCTCGACCTTCGACGGCCGGCTCGCCGGCCGGGAGGCGGAGCTCGACCTCCAGCCGCGCCCCCTGCAGGCACGGCTCCCGGTGTGGGTGGGCTCCTCCGGCACCCTGCACTCCGTGGTCCGCGCCGGGGTGCTGGGCCTGCCCCTGGCGCTGCTGCGCACGCACGGGCCCCTCGCCGACGCGCTCCCGGCCGTGGCGGTCTACCGCCAGGCCCTCGAGGAGTCCGGCCGGGACCCGGACACCCCGGTGAGCCTCAACGTCCCCGGGTTCGTCGCCCGCACCCCCGAGCAGGCGCGTGAGCTCAGCTATCCCTACTTCGCGGCGGGGGCCCGCAGCCACGGGCCCGTCCTCGCGCGCGATCCCCGGTGGACCCGCGAGGAGTACGACCGGCAGTGCGCCCCCGCCGGCTCCCTCGTGGTGGGGGACGTGGACGAGGTCGTCGCGAAGATCGTGGCCCAGCAGCAGGCGCTGGGCCACGGGCGGCTGCTGCTGCGGATGGACGCGGGCGGCGTCCCGCACCACCTGGCGCTCGAGGCGATCACCCTGCTCGGCACCGAGGTGGTGCCCCGGGTGCGGGCCGCGCTGTGCTGAGCGCCCCGGCAGTTCTCAGGCCTGCTACGACGGCACCGGTGAGGCCGTGAGCACCACGTTCTTGCCCCACAGGTCCTCGGTGTAGCAGCTGACGACGACCAGCCGGTCCGGCACGATCCGCCAGATGTCGCTGTCCTTGAGGGTGTTCTTGTCGTGGGTCACCACGGAGTCCACCCGGTACTCGAGGATCCCGGTCTCCGTCTCCAGCTCGATCTCGCTGCCCACGAGCCCGGGGTCGCTCAGCCGGTTGAACGGGGCGTCACGGCCCTCCCAGCTGTGCCCCGTGATGTACGTGGTGTTCTCCGAGCCCTCCCCCGGCATGCCGTACGGGGTGAGCCAGTAGCCGTCCAGGGTGTCCGGGGGGACCAGCATCTCAGTGGCCAGCTCCTGCTCGCTGGGGGCCAGGGGCAGCACCGCCACGTCGAGCTGGGCGTCGTCGACCCGCAGCCGGACGGGCGCAGCGGCCTCCGGGCGGGGAGCGTCCGGCTCCGGCGCGGCTTCGGTGGGCGCCGCCTCGGCGGTCGGGGCCGGGGTGGGCGCAGCGGTGGCGGACGCGGCGGGGGCCGGCGGGACGGGCTCCGGCGGGGTCGCCCCGAGCGGGTCCGTCAGCAGCACCGTGGACAGGACCGCCACGGCGCCGAGGCCCCCGGCCGCGGCCGCCCAGCGCGCCCCGGACCGGCGCCGTGGCGGCTGTTGCTGCGTGGGGTCCATGCGGGAGGCCTCCGTGCTCGGGTCGGCAGACGACTGCGCCCTGGTGCCGCGCGAGCGCGGCACCAGGGCGTTCCAGCCTAGCGGGGTCAGGCGCGGGCGCGGCGCACCCGGAAGGCCACGGCCCCGGCCACGGCCGCGACGGAGGCCAGCAGCGCGGCGAGCACGCCGGCACCGGGGCCACTCTCCTCGGCCGTCTGCATGTTGATGCCCTCGTTCACGCCGGCGGCGGAGTCGCCCTCGGTGCCGGTCCAGTCGCCGGTGCCGGTGAGCAGGCCGCCGCAGTTGCCCTGGAACAGGGCGAGGAGCGCGGCGCCGTCCTCCATGTAGACCTCGCCCTGGGCGCGGGCGTCCGTGGCGGCGGTCTGGAAGTGCGCGGCGGCGCTGGAGGAGGCCGCGTAGGCCTCGTCGACCGCCGGGTCCTCGGTGGCGTCGGCGTAGCCCTGCTGCAGCCCGAGGATCGTGTTCCAGGCGTCGCGCGCCGGGCCCATGGTGTCGGCGTGCACGATGGCGTGCTCCAGGTCGGCCTGCGCCGCCTCGAGCTGGGCGAGGGTGCCCGCGTCGGCCACGAGGGAGTTGAAGTGCACGCTCGTGTCGTGGAGGTGGTCGGCGGCCGTGACCAGGTTGCTCACGGTGGCGCTCATCTCGGGAGCGGCGCAGGTGTCGGCGTGGGCCGCCGGAGCACCCAGGAACAGGCCACCCGCCAGAACCGCGGCCGACGAACCGGCGGCCACCCATTTCTTCACAGCAGTCATATCGGTACGTCTCCTCAAATCGTTCAGAACCCCGGGCCTGCCCCTGGGGTCCCAGCGCGCGGCACAGTTCTCCTGGCGTCCCGGGGTCGCGCACCGGCGGAATCGCGGCAGGGTTCGTCGTGCTGCTGGTTCATCCGGTGTGGGGGCCCCGGCGCCCAGCTCGGGGGATGCTGGAACGCGGCCGGATGATGCTGTCGGTTCAAGCTACAAGGATTTGCATCTTTTTAGCAATTGTTAATGGCACGTCGGCACGGTGGCCCCGCGGCCCCGTCCCCTCTTCCGGGGGCGCTGCCCGCGGAACAGCACGGAAGACGTGCCTGCAGCGCCGGATCGGTGGCGCCTGGGTGGCCGCCCCTCCGGACGGCCGGGCCGGGGCCGGCACCGCCCCCGCCCGTCCCGGCGGCGAGGGACCGGCACGCCCGTGGGACATCGGGGCCGGCGCACGCTGCGGTGACGCCCTCGGCAGCGACCGGGCCCTCAGCACCCCGACACGAAAAAACACCCCGGACCTGTGGTCCGGGGTGTTTCCGATGTCCTGTGACATCTCGGTGTGGCAGATGAGGGATTCGAACCCCCGTAGGCAATGCCAGCTGATTTACAGTCAGCCCCCTTTGGCCGCTCGGGTAATCTGCCGGGGTGCAGCCCCCGCGTGCGGGAGCAGTTCAACAGTACAGAAGATCGGGCGG
Protein-coding sequences here:
- a CDS encoding LLM class flavin-dependent oxidoreductase — protein: MAFEIGIFSLGEVAQDPVTGARPDTRQRLGDMIEQAEAAERAGLMVMGVGENHGTDVVAASPVVLLSAIAGRTSLLRLTTAVSVLTAGNPVQLYEQIAMLDNISGGRAEMVVGRGASARVLRALGLEGADHDALFEQKLLQLLELLETNPSTFDGRLAGREAELDLQPRPLQARLPVWVGSSGTLHSVVRAGVLGLPLALLRTHGPLADALPAVAVYRQALEESGRDPDTPVSLNVPGFVARTPEQARELSYPYFAAGARSHGPVLARDPRWTREEYDRQCAPAGSLVVGDVDEVVAKIVAQQQALGHGRLLLRMDAGGVPHHLALEAITLLGTEVVPRVRAALC
- a CDS encoding class F sortase → MDPTQQQPPRRRSGARWAAAAGGLGAVAVLSTVLLTDPLGATPPEPVPPAPAASATAAPTPAPTAEAAPTEAAPEPDAPRPEAAAPVRLRVDDAQLDVAVLPLAPSEQELATEMLVPPDTLDGYWLTPYGMPGEGSENTTYITGHSWEGRDAPFNRLSDPGLVGSEIELETETGILEYRVDSVVTHDKNTLKDSDIWRIVPDRLVVVSCYTEDLWGKNVVLTASPVPS